A single window of Cytobacillus dafuensis DNA harbors:
- a CDS encoding tRNA dihydrouridine synthase, translating into MRGFEFEMIDNFWRDLPRPFFVLAPMEDVTDVVFRHVVSEAGRPDVFFTEFTNSDSYCHPEGMKSVRGRLVFTEDEQPLVAHIWGDNPEYFRQMSIGMAELGFKGIDINMGCPVPNVASRGKGSGLILRPDVAAELIQAAKEGGLPVSVKTRLGFKKVNEWEEWLTHILKQDIANLSIHLRTREEMSQVDAHWELIPEIKKLRDRIAPNTLITINGDIPDRQTGLQLAEQYGIDGVMIGRGIFKNPFAFEKEPKEHSSKEYLDLLRLQLDLQDQYAEVLPRSITGLHRFFKIYVKGFPGAAELRNQLMNTKSTDEVRALLDNFEKEC; encoded by the coding sequence GTGAGAGGATTTGAGTTTGAAATGATAGATAATTTTTGGCGTGATTTACCACGACCATTTTTTGTACTTGCACCAATGGAAGATGTGACAGATGTTGTTTTTCGTCACGTAGTAAGTGAAGCCGGTCGACCGGATGTATTTTTCACAGAGTTTACAAACTCGGATAGCTATTGTCATCCAGAGGGTATGAAAAGTGTGCGTGGCCGTTTAGTTTTTACAGAAGATGAACAACCATTGGTGGCACATATTTGGGGGGATAATCCCGAATATTTCCGTCAAATGAGTATTGGCATGGCAGAGCTAGGATTTAAAGGCATTGATATTAATATGGGCTGCCCGGTTCCAAATGTGGCATCGAGAGGGAAGGGGAGTGGCCTTATTCTACGTCCAGACGTTGCGGCAGAACTTATTCAAGCAGCAAAAGAGGGCGGACTGCCTGTCAGCGTGAAAACACGACTTGGCTTTAAGAAGGTAAATGAGTGGGAGGAGTGGCTAACACATATTTTAAAACAGGATATTGCGAACCTTTCTATTCATTTACGTACAAGAGAGGAAATGAGCCAAGTAGATGCGCATTGGGAGCTAATTCCGGAAATCAAAAAATTACGTGACCGTATTGCACCAAATACGCTGATAACAATCAATGGAGACATTCCTGACCGTCAAACTGGGCTGCAGCTTGCTGAACAATATGGTATTGATGGCGTTATGATCGGGCGAGGTATTTTCAAAAATCCTTTTGCTTTTGAAAAAGAACCAAAAGAACATAGCAGTAAAGAATACCTTGATCTTTTAAGACTGCAGCTTGATCTTCAAGATCAATATGCGGAAGTACTACCACGTTCCATCACAGGGCTTCATCGTTTTTTCAAAATTTATGTCAAAGGATTCCCTGGAGCTGCTGAATTAAGAAATCAATTGATGAACACGAAATCAACAGATGAAGTGCGTGCATTACTTGATAACTTTGAAAAAGAATGTTGA
- the pdaA gene encoding delta-lactam-biosynthetic de-N-acetylase, producing MKHLVILSVIIVFFSSTVYADYANSPLHWGFKRGSNEQPADAGKPLDDMLNRLGAYYKGDPSKKDIYLTFDNGYENGYTPKILDVLKKEKVPAAFFITGHYLKSAPDLVKRMAAEGHIIGNHSWHHPDMTKISNERIAEELEMVREGTEKLTGIKHMAYLRPPRGIFSERTIEVAKQAGYIHVFWSLAYRDWDVDRQKGWQYAYDNIMKQIHPGAILLIHSISKDNADALEKAIQDLKKRGYSFKSLDDLMMSEAFEDRMLY from the coding sequence ATGAAGCATCTGGTCATCCTGAGTGTCATTATTGTATTTTTTTCTTCAACTGTTTATGCAGATTACGCAAATTCTCCACTTCATTGGGGGTTTAAAAGGGGATCAAACGAACAGCCAGCAGATGCAGGAAAACCGCTAGATGATATGCTTAACAGACTCGGAGCGTATTACAAAGGTGACCCAAGCAAAAAAGATATTTATTTAACCTTTGATAATGGATATGAAAATGGGTATACGCCAAAAATTTTGGACGTTTTAAAAAAGGAAAAAGTGCCTGCCGCCTTTTTTATTACTGGCCATTACTTAAAAAGTGCCCCTGATCTCGTCAAACGAATGGCTGCGGAAGGTCATATTATTGGAAATCATTCCTGGCACCATCCCGATATGACAAAGATTAGCAATGAGAGGATTGCTGAGGAATTAGAAATGGTTCGAGAGGGAACAGAAAAGCTAACCGGGATTAAGCATATGGCATATTTGCGCCCACCTCGTGGCATTTTTAGCGAAAGGACAATCGAAGTGGCCAAACAAGCAGGCTATATTCATGTATTCTGGTCATTAGCTTATAGGGATTGGGATGTTGACCGGCAAAAGGGCTGGCAATATGCCTATGATAATATTATGAAGCAAATCCACCCAGGTGCTATCTTATTGATACATAGCATTTCGAAGGACAATGCCGATGCCCTTGAAAAAGCCATCCAGGATTTGAAAAAGAGGGGATATAGTTTTAAAAGTTTGGATGATTTAATGATGAGTGAGGCTTTTGAGGATCGAATGCTTTACTAA
- a CDS encoding SE1561 family protein: MGSPIQDKSNQVQFLKQRLNMFLDVLEAIEPEETDIDDIDRLIEMIDDIESKCREFNHRDM; the protein is encoded by the coding sequence TTGGGAAGTCCTATACAAGATAAAAGCAACCAAGTTCAATTTTTAAAGCAGCGTTTAAATATGTTTCTTGATGTTCTTGAGGCAATTGAGCCAGAAGAGACTGATATTGATGATATCGATCGTCTAATTGAGATGATTGATGATATCGAATCAAAATGCCGTGAATTTAATCATCGCGATATGTAA
- the rlmD gene encoding 23S rRNA (uracil(1939)-C(5))-methyltransferase RlmD: protein MKQEQSVKIKLNQTFPLTIKRLGINGEGVGYFKKQVVFVPGALPGEEVVVEALKVHPKFAEAKIKKIRKKSEHRVQPLCPVYEECGGCQLQHLQYSQQLKEKRDIVIQALERHTKLSLDQIEIKETIGMEDPWNYRNKSQFQVGSRDGKVLAGLYGMNSHKLINIDQCAVQHPKTSKATGKVKRILQDLQIPIYNERTRKGLVRTIVTRVGIQTGELQIVLITTKRELPKKQLIVQEIKKRLPEVKSIIQNINGQKTSLIFGEETINLEGKDFIQETLGDLSFELSARTFFQLNPVQTVKLYNEVKKAAGLTGKEKVVDAYCGVGTIGLWVSDQAADIRGMDIIPESIEDAKKNAARHGIKHAEYVTGKAEVLLPKWVKEGWKPDVIIVDPPRTGLDEQLIKTILKVKPKKVVYVSCNPSTLAKDIEVLSASYKVDMIQPVDMFPQTSHVECISQIVLKND, encoded by the coding sequence ATGAAACAAGAACAGTCCGTAAAAATAAAACTAAACCAAACTTTTCCACTAACAATCAAACGCCTCGGAATCAATGGTGAAGGCGTAGGCTATTTTAAAAAGCAGGTTGTCTTTGTACCAGGTGCCTTACCAGGAGAAGAAGTTGTGGTAGAAGCTTTGAAAGTCCATCCGAAGTTTGCAGAAGCAAAAATTAAGAAAATCCGCAAGAAATCAGAGCATCGTGTACAGCCGCTTTGTCCTGTATATGAGGAATGCGGAGGATGCCAGCTACAGCATCTACAATATAGCCAGCAGCTAAAAGAAAAACGTGACATTGTCATCCAGGCATTAGAAAGACATACAAAACTGAGTCTTGATCAGATTGAAATTAAAGAGACTATTGGAATGGAAGATCCATGGAATTACCGAAACAAAAGTCAATTCCAAGTAGGCTCTAGAGATGGCAAGGTTCTAGCTGGGCTTTACGGAATGAACTCCCATAAGCTTATCAACATTGATCAATGTGCTGTTCAGCATCCGAAAACAAGCAAAGCGACTGGCAAGGTGAAACGAATTCTCCAAGACTTACAAATCCCAATCTATAATGAAAGAACAAGAAAGGGACTCGTAAGAACAATTGTTACAAGAGTCGGCATCCAAACAGGAGAATTGCAAATTGTTCTCATCACAACGAAAAGAGAACTGCCTAAAAAACAATTGATTGTTCAAGAAATCAAAAAACGCCTGCCCGAAGTAAAATCCATCATTCAAAACATTAATGGGCAAAAAACGTCCTTAATTTTTGGAGAAGAAACAATCAATCTTGAAGGAAAGGATTTTATCCAGGAGACGCTAGGCGATCTTTCATTCGAACTGTCTGCTCGAACATTCTTCCAGCTTAACCCTGTGCAAACCGTCAAACTATATAATGAAGTAAAGAAGGCGGCAGGCCTAACGGGAAAAGAAAAAGTAGTGGATGCCTATTGCGGCGTTGGCACAATCGGCTTATGGGTCTCTGACCAAGCGGCTGATATCCGTGGAATGGATATTATTCCTGAATCGATTGAGGATGCGAAGAAAAATGCTGCACGACATGGTATTAAGCATGCTGAGTACGTCACTGGAAAAGCAGAGGTATTGCTGCCGAAATGGGTGAAAGAGGGATGGAAGCCTGATGTGATCATTGTGGATCCGCCTAGAACGGGGCTTGATGAGCAACTAATAAAAACGATTTTGAAAGTGAAGCCTAAGAAGGTTGTTTATGTGTCATGTAATCCATCGACTTTGGCTAAGGATATTGAGGTTTTGAGTGCTAGCTATAAGGTTGATATGATTCAGCCGGTGGATATGTTTCCACAGACGAGTCATGTTGAGTGTATTTCACAGATAGTTTTAAAAAATGATTGA
- a CDS encoding fumarate hydratase, with protein sequence MNIEKFQESMYQLIVETSTKLPRDVRRAIKAAKERESAGTRSAMSLATITNNIKMADDNVSPICQDTGLPTFKIKTPVGANQLVMKEAIKNAIAQATKDGKLRPNSVDSLTGDNSGDNLGLGLPVIKFDQWEKDYIDARLILKGGGCENKNIQYSLPCELEGLGRAGRDLDGIRKCIMHSVYQAQGQGCSAGFIGVGIGGDRSSGYDLAKEQLFRSNDDVNPNEDLRKVEEYVLENANKLGIGTMGFGGETTLLGCKIGVMNRIPASFFVSVAYNCWAFRRLGVAVNPETGEINEWMYQEGENIDFVATEAEKETAAAAETNAEVITLQAPITEEQIRSLKVGDVVQINGRMYTGRDAIHHHLMSHDAPVDLNGQVIYHCGPVMLKDAEGKWHVKAAGPTTSIREEPYQGDIMKKFGIRAVIGKGGMGPKTLAALKDHGGVYLNAIGGAAQYYADCIKGVEGVDLMEFGIPEAMWHLKVEGFTAVVTMDSHGNSLHADVDKSSLEKLAQFKERVF encoded by the coding sequence ATGAATATCGAAAAGTTTCAAGAAAGCATGTATCAACTGATTGTTGAAACATCAACAAAGCTTCCAAGAGATGTACGCCGTGCGATTAAGGCAGCAAAGGAAAGAGAAAGCGCTGGAACTAGATCAGCGATGAGCTTAGCTACAATCACGAATAATATTAAAATGGCTGATGATAATGTATCACCGATTTGCCAGGATACTGGTCTTCCAACCTTCAAAATTAAGACTCCAGTTGGAGCAAACCAGCTTGTTATGAAAGAAGCAATCAAGAATGCGATTGCACAAGCAACAAAGGATGGTAAGCTTCGTCCGAATTCAGTTGACTCGCTTACTGGGGATAATAGCGGGGACAATCTAGGTTTAGGGCTTCCAGTTATTAAATTTGATCAATGGGAAAAAGACTATATTGATGCGCGTTTAATTTTAAAAGGCGGCGGCTGTGAAAATAAAAATATCCAATATAGCCTGCCATGCGAGCTTGAAGGATTAGGACGTGCCGGACGTGATCTTGATGGGATCCGTAAATGTATCATGCACTCCGTATATCAAGCTCAAGGACAAGGCTGCAGCGCTGGCTTTATCGGTGTTGGCATCGGCGGGGACCGTTCTTCAGGCTATGACCTTGCAAAAGAACAGTTATTCCGTTCAAACGACGATGTGAATCCAAATGAGGATCTTCGCAAGGTTGAAGAATATGTCTTGGAGAATGCCAACAAGCTTGGTATTGGTACGATGGGCTTTGGCGGAGAAACAACTCTTTTAGGCTGTAAAATTGGTGTTATGAACCGTATTCCTGCTAGCTTCTTCGTATCAGTAGCTTACAACTGCTGGGCATTCCGTCGTCTAGGGGTTGCGGTTAATCCTGAAACAGGTGAAATCAACGAATGGATGTACCAAGAAGGAGAAAACATCGACTTCGTTGCGACTGAAGCAGAAAAAGAGACAGCTGCAGCTGCTGAAACAAATGCGGAGGTTATTACTTTACAAGCTCCAATTACTGAAGAACAAATTCGCAGCTTAAAGGTTGGCGACGTTGTTCAAATTAACGGAAGAATGTACACTGGCCGTGACGCAATTCACCATCACTTAATGTCACATGATGCACCAGTTGATTTAAATGGACAAGTTATTTACCACTGTGGTCCTGTTATGCTAAAGGACGCTGAAGGGAAATGGCATGTAAAGGCTGCTGGTCCAACGACAAGTATTCGCGAGGAGCCATACCAAGGCGATATCATGAAAAAATTTGGCATTCGCGCAGTGATCGGAAAAGGCGGAATGGGACCAAAAACATTAGCAGCTCTCAAAGATCATGGCGGTGTGTACCTAAATGCAATCGGTGGAGCGGCTCAATATTATGCAGATTGTATTAAGGGCGTTGAAGGCGTTGACTTAATGGAATTCGGTATTCCAGAAGCGATGTGGCACTTGAAGGTAGAAGGCTTTACTGCAGTTGTTACAATGGATTCTCACGGAAACAGCTTACATGCTGATGTGGATAAATCATCTTTAGAGAAGTTAGCTCAGTTTAAAGAGCGTGTGTTTTAA
- a CDS encoding BCCT family transporter translates to MKLFTNIRLSVFIPMSVILLLAIIIGVVAPESFYNIENAIVQFAFQNFGWLFQLSSVLFLGICIYLMASKYGKIRIGGPDAKPELSTWNWLTISLTAGIATGILFWGIAEPITHFMNPPIELGIVAGSEEAAMFSLSQTFIHWTFSPYAMYGLAGVGIAFAVYNAKLPYQVSSVLYPVFGKRINGSVGAIVDNLCLFAIVGGIAAVLGVGTMQIATGLNIITGIPNGKVTWIIIVSIIVATYIISSYTGINRGIRWLADKNTKIFIVLAIFVFIFGPMSFILSLGTQSFGHYIQDFFIRSLYLSPIDGSEWPRWWPIYYWAIWLAYAPLMGMFLARISKGRTIKQFMIMNVGVPAIFGLIWFSIFGGSAINLQLNGAGIWESIEKHGMEVSVFSFLEHYPLATITSLVFIITVYISIVTMADSMTTTISSLTVKTSGGRVSEAPGRVKIYWGIIMSSMAIINLLSASGKISGIDATKQIATIAGFPILFFMLLLAYTTLKLITQQEKYDVATFPESAKVILVDDSKNES, encoded by the coding sequence ATGAAGTTATTCACAAATATAAGATTATCTGTTTTTATACCGATGTCCGTTATTCTTTTATTAGCAATCATTATCGGGGTAGTTGCGCCTGAATCTTTTTATAATATTGAAAATGCAATCGTTCAGTTTGCTTTCCAAAACTTTGGATGGTTATTTCAGCTATCAAGTGTGTTATTTTTAGGTATTTGTATTTATTTAATGGCCTCAAAATATGGAAAAATTAGGATCGGTGGTCCTGATGCGAAGCCCGAATTGTCAACATGGAATTGGCTTACGATTTCATTAACTGCAGGTATTGCAACGGGGATCTTATTTTGGGGCATTGCAGAGCCTATCACCCATTTTATGAACCCTCCTATAGAACTAGGAATAGTGGCAGGAAGTGAAGAGGCGGCAATGTTCTCATTGTCTCAAACATTCATTCATTGGACGTTTTCTCCCTATGCGATGTACGGATTGGCAGGAGTCGGGATCGCGTTTGCTGTATATAATGCAAAACTTCCTTACCAGGTTAGTTCTGTACTATATCCAGTGTTTGGAAAGAGAATTAACGGTTCCGTGGGAGCCATAGTCGATAATTTATGTTTATTTGCTATAGTCGGTGGTATAGCTGCTGTACTCGGTGTAGGAACAATGCAAATTGCAACAGGCTTAAACATCATTACCGGTATCCCTAATGGTAAAGTGACATGGATTATTATTGTTAGTATTATTGTGGCTACGTATATCATTTCGAGTTATACCGGGATTAATAGAGGGATTCGTTGGCTTGCTGACAAAAACACGAAAATATTTATTGTTTTAGCAATCTTTGTGTTTATTTTTGGACCAATGTCATTTATTTTATCACTTGGAACACAGTCATTTGGCCATTACATTCAAGACTTCTTCATTAGATCTCTGTATTTGAGCCCAATAGATGGTTCAGAATGGCCAAGATGGTGGCCAATCTATTACTGGGCCATATGGTTGGCATATGCACCATTAATGGGAATGTTTTTAGCAAGAATTTCAAAAGGACGAACCATTAAACAGTTTATGATTATGAACGTTGGGGTACCAGCTATATTTGGTCTAATATGGTTTTCTATTTTTGGTGGTTCAGCTATTAATCTTCAATTAAATGGGGCAGGTATTTGGGAATCCATTGAAAAACATGGGATGGAAGTATCCGTTTTTTCCTTTTTGGAACATTACCCTTTAGCGACAATAACGAGCCTTGTTTTTATCATTACTGTATATATATCAATTGTTACGATGGCTGACTCGATGACAACTACTATTTCTTCTTTAACAGTAAAAACTTCAGGAGGCAGAGTTTCTGAAGCTCCAGGCAGAGTAAAAATCTATTGGGGAATCATTATGTCTTCAATGGCTATTATCAATCTATTGTCTGCCAGCGGAAAGATTAGCGGGATCGATGCTACAAAGCAAATTGCAACGATAGCAGGCTTTCCGATTTTGTTTTTCATGCTCTTATTGGCTTATACAACATTAAAGCTTATTACACAGCAGGAAAAATACGATGTTGCAACGTTTCCTGAATCAGCAAAGGTTATATTGGTGGATGATTCTAAGAATGAATCATAG
- a CDS encoding DNA-3-methyladenine glycosylase family protein gives METIQIKGPYNFDLVLDRLSIDPLNHVNLENRSVKVPLLFENEPVVAEVKATGTTLAPEFVIEGTVGRWKEKADQRLAEIFQWHVPLESIAEHFKNTDLKEIFNTHYGTPIVLDFSPYSCLVKCIIHQQLNLAFAHTLTERFVKTFGFEKDGVWFYPLPEKVATLKVEDLRELQFSGRKAEYVIGIANEIVNGNLNFEEMKNKSDEDIFKQMIKLRGVGPWTVQNFLMFGLGRLNLFPIADIGIQNALKKLYQLEAKPTLEEMETFSKGWEPYLSYASLYLWRSIE, from the coding sequence TTGGAGACAATACAAATAAAAGGACCATATAATTTTGATCTAGTATTGGACAGGCTATCCATAGACCCTCTTAATCATGTCAATCTGGAAAATCGATCGGTAAAAGTGCCGTTGTTATTTGAAAACGAGCCGGTAGTAGCCGAGGTGAAAGCAACAGGAACGACTCTTGCACCTGAATTTGTGATCGAAGGAACAGTAGGAAGATGGAAAGAAAAAGCCGATCAGAGACTCGCGGAAATTTTCCAATGGCATGTCCCGCTTGAAAGCATCGCTGAGCATTTCAAAAATACCGATCTCAAGGAAATATTCAACACGCACTATGGAACGCCCATCGTATTAGATTTTTCTCCATACAGTTGTTTAGTAAAATGTATTATCCACCAGCAGCTGAATTTAGCTTTTGCCCATACATTAACAGAACGGTTTGTTAAAACATTTGGGTTTGAAAAAGATGGCGTGTGGTTCTATCCGCTGCCAGAAAAAGTGGCTACTCTTAAAGTGGAAGATCTTCGGGAGCTGCAATTTAGCGGGCGTAAAGCGGAATATGTAATAGGCATTGCCAATGAAATCGTAAATGGAAACTTAAACTTTGAAGAAATGAAAAACAAGTCTGATGAAGATATTTTTAAGCAAATGATCAAGCTTCGAGGGGTAGGTCCATGGACCGTCCAAAATTTCCTCATGTTTGGGCTTGGCAGATTGAATCTTTTTCCAATTGCCGACATTGGAATTCAAAATGCATTGAAAAAGCTTTACCAATTAGAAGCAAAACCAACCTTAGAAGAAATGGAGACATTCTCGAAAGGGTGGGAACCTTACTTAAGCTATGCTTCCCTTTATTTATGGAGGAGCATCGAATAA
- a CDS encoding glycosyltransferase, translating into MILIMTIVLFCIFGLFHTIYMFIPLYTSRPQKQNDPSKETGICILIPAYNESLVIKNCLMGIQNVNYTNLEVFFINDGSIDNTLKILDDLLTLKKTFRGKLGRLNHERVNDLYRSQRFPNIFVIDKENGGKADALNTGIEFAEKEIIITLDADSVLEPNALKEMNKAFSNNKVVAAGGLVNIVQGYKNERNAFTPSFKISGLIRFQVVQYMTSFYLHKATQAKLQSMTVIAGAFGAFRKSILLEAKGYRKTVGEDMDITLRIQELIGTKMKGKRIAFVPEAVCYTECPESFKNLFKQRIRWQKAFVDCVITYRKSFYRKMNFTASTYLLFDSLLLGTLSAYSTLLVPVVVLITMSHLKLAFLLLTISISLAILQNIATLIVSSRYGHQYEIKDFVSLLFFIPFEVMFYRVTGLLFVSIGTIIYFFDKEGWSRSERIGKQIVFHKEGNVTKNIGG; encoded by the coding sequence GTGATCTTAATAATGACAATCGTTCTTTTTTGTATTTTTGGCCTTTTTCACACTATATATATGTTTATTCCTTTATATACAAGCAGACCTCAAAAACAGAATGATCCAAGCAAAGAAACAGGAATTTGCATACTTATTCCTGCTTACAATGAGAGCCTTGTTATAAAAAATTGTCTTATGGGAATCCAAAATGTGAATTACACAAATCTTGAAGTTTTTTTCATAAATGACGGTTCGATTGACAATACATTAAAGATATTAGACGACTTGCTTACGCTTAAAAAAACTTTCAGAGGGAAATTAGGGCGATTAAATCACGAAAGGGTGAACGATCTGTATCGCTCTCAAAGATTTCCTAATATCTTTGTGATTGATAAAGAAAATGGGGGGAAAGCAGATGCATTAAACACAGGTATCGAATTTGCGGAAAAGGAAATTATTATTACTTTGGACGCTGACAGCGTATTAGAACCAAACGCGTTAAAAGAGATGAACAAAGCCTTCTCCAATAACAAAGTCGTCGCTGCCGGCGGGTTGGTGAACATTGTTCAAGGATATAAAAATGAAAGGAATGCCTTCACACCGTCTTTTAAAATTTCCGGACTTATTCGTTTTCAAGTTGTTCAATACATGACATCCTTTTATTTGCATAAAGCAACTCAAGCTAAATTACAGTCCATGACTGTTATCGCCGGTGCGTTTGGGGCTTTTCGCAAAAGCATTTTGCTTGAGGCTAAAGGTTATAGAAAAACGGTTGGTGAAGATATGGATATTACATTAAGAATTCAAGAATTGATTGGAACGAAAATGAAAGGTAAACGGATTGCTTTTGTCCCAGAAGCTGTTTGTTATACAGAATGTCCAGAAAGCTTCAAAAATTTATTTAAGCAGCGCATACGATGGCAAAAGGCATTTGTGGATTGCGTTATTACGTATCGAAAATCCTTTTATCGAAAAATGAACTTTACAGCATCAACTTATCTTTTATTCGATTCTCTTTTACTAGGAACTTTAAGTGCGTATTCAACACTTCTTGTCCCTGTTGTTGTCCTCATAACGATGAGTCATTTAAAATTAGCATTTCTTCTTTTAACCATTTCAATCTCACTAGCGATTTTGCAAAATATTGCTACTCTAATCGTTTCTAGTAGATATGGCCACCAATATGAAATAAAAGATTTTGTTTCACTTTTATTTTTTATCCCATTTGAGGTTATGTTTTATCGTGTAACAGGCCTGCTCTTTGTATCCATTGGCACAATTATCTATTTTTTTGATAAGGAAGGGTGGAGTCGATCTGAACGGATTGGAAAGCAGATCGTATTTCATAAAGAAGGAAATGTGACTAAAAATATTGGAGGTTAA
- a CDS encoding polysaccharide deacetylase family protein, translated as MKKYVVSNVIFTTLFLMIILPLCYLLYDYIIHYGAIPAAAKGPLNVSNVPYNTVNKDFTGMEEYASKVVVLMYHQVIPKEKLEKHHFQDNGELEETIITLENFQSQMDYLKENHYTVLSLKEFELFMTGEKRVPAKSVLLTFDDGFKNVFEFAYPVLKDHGFQAVHFLITGLITKEDVHYKPALHQYASIDEVRKSSDVFDYGNHTNMFHQKNKNGMSFVTAYDKAEVKEDLVRANEWLGQSITFAAPYGEYNEETLEILQELNTKMAFTVNPGYAEPFGRSLEIPRWQVFPKLSLDDFKDILGE; from the coding sequence ATGAAAAAATATGTTGTATCCAATGTTATTTTTACAACCCTTTTTTTGATGATTATTTTGCCTCTTTGTTATTTACTTTATGACTATATTATCCATTATGGAGCTATTCCTGCTGCCGCCAAAGGACCATTAAATGTATCAAATGTCCCATACAATACTGTGAATAAAGATTTTACGGGAATGGAGGAATATGCTAGTAAGGTTGTCGTGCTCATGTATCATCAAGTGATTCCAAAGGAAAAATTGGAAAAGCACCATTTCCAAGATAATGGAGAGTTAGAGGAGACGATTATCACTCTTGAAAACTTTCAATCCCAGATGGACTACTTAAAGGAGAATCATTATACGGTATTATCGTTAAAGGAATTCGAACTTTTTATGACTGGAGAGAAAAGGGTACCCGCTAAAAGTGTCTTACTTACCTTTGATGACGGCTTTAAAAATGTTTTTGAATTTGCCTATCCTGTATTAAAAGACCATGGTTTTCAAGCAGTACATTTTTTGATAACTGGCTTAATTACAAAGGAAGACGTCCATTATAAACCAGCTCTCCATCAATATGCCAGTATTGATGAGGTGAGAAAAAGTTCGGATGTATTTGATTACGGAAACCACACGAACATGTTCCATCAAAAAAATAAAAATGGTATGTCCTTCGTGACGGCCTACGATAAAGCAGAAGTCAAGGAGGATTTGGTTCGGGCAAATGAATGGCTTGGACAATCCATAACATTTGCTGCTCCATATGGAGAATATAATGAAGAAACGTTGGAAATTTTGCAGGAACTAAATACAAAAATGGCTTTTACCGTTAACCCTGGTTATGCTGAGCCATTTGGGCGATCATTGGAAATCCCAAGGTGGCAAGTATTCCCCAAATTATCATTGGATGATTTTAAAGATATTTTAGGTGAGTGA
- a CDS encoding glycoside hydrolase family 16 protein gives MGKWVNFLFLFILAAGFWVSLYFIYFDDKKGEVESPDSLKGIHDNTEIHVDESEAETGESEVEEMVSHNGWELVWEEDFEGFHLDQSKWNIEEWAAEKNNELQFYSHQNLNVEKGFLNIISKEEEKGDRKYTSGAIHSKDKFSFLYGKVEMRAKLPSGQGVFPAFWMMPNADHIWLPEIDIMEMLGHKPEEIWMVMHWQGEDRSLKSLSSNYIGEDYSNGFHVFGIEWTPKEIIWIIDGVERFRVDHHIPQEEMYLYLNTAVGGDWPGSPDHTTQFPVLFQVDYVKVYQQTGG, from the coding sequence ATGGGAAAATGGGTTAACTTCCTTTTTCTTTTCATATTAGCTGCTGGATTTTGGGTAAGTCTATATTTTATATATTTTGATGATAAAAAAGGAGAAGTAGAGAGTCCGGATTCGTTAAAGGGAATACACGACAATACTGAGATTCATGTAGATGAAAGTGAAGCTGAAACTGGCGAATCGGAGGTAGAAGAAATGGTGAGCCATAATGGGTGGGAGCTTGTTTGGGAAGAAGATTTCGAAGGCTTTCATTTGGATCAAAGCAAGTGGAATATTGAAGAATGGGCAGCAGAAAAGAATAATGAATTGCAATTTTACTCGCATCAAAATCTAAATGTTGAAAAGGGCTTTTTAAATATCATTAGTAAAGAGGAAGAGAAAGGTGATAGAAAGTATACATCTGGGGCAATCCATTCCAAGGATAAATTTAGTTTTTTATATGGAAAAGTTGAAATGAGGGCCAAACTTCCATCAGGCCAAGGGGTTTTTCCAGCTTTCTGGATGATGCCGAACGCGGATCATATTTGGCTGCCAGAAATAGATATTATGGAGATGCTAGGGCATAAACCAGAGGAAATTTGGATGGTGATGCATTGGCAAGGGGAGGATCGTTCTTTAAAAAGTCTTTCCAGTAACTATATAGGTGAGGATTATTCCAATGGGTTTCACGTTTTTGGAATTGAATGGACTCCAAAAGAGATTATATGGATTATTGATGGAGTTGAACGGTTTAGAGTTGATCATCATATTCCTCAAGAGGAAATGTATTTATACTTAAATACAGCAGTTGGTGGGGATTGGCCGGGAAGTCCCGATCACACAACCCAATTTCCAGTTCTTTTTCAAGTTGATTATGTCAAGGTTTATCAGCAAACTGGGGGATAG